The Deltaproteobacteria bacterium genome contains a region encoding:
- a CDS encoding membrane integrity-associated transporter subunit PqiC, with product MRRALRGVSGLVIVLVGCSLSAPQVRYFEIRPTAAAKKEGAQLPSILVPDFSCIAAYDHLRLVIRKSPVEVVSSRNLQWTTTPGRMLAQGLRSRLEATGRFETVRREANPRPPYVIEALVQTIELSTEQAATARLALHLNVRRSADGSVIGEEFVDESRTVTGRDQADGILALRDLYSQILDGVSDNIIAVIERDLQRPAAHAER from the coding sequence ATGAGGCGCGCGCTGCGGGGAGTGAGCGGGCTCGTGATCGTGCTGGTCGGGTGCAGCTTGAGTGCGCCGCAGGTCCGCTACTTCGAGATCCGACCAACCGCAGCAGCGAAGAAGGAGGGGGCGCAACTGCCGTCGATCCTGGTGCCCGACTTCAGTTGCATCGCGGCATACGATCATCTGCGCTTGGTGATCCGCAAGTCACCGGTGGAAGTCGTCTCGAGTCGCAACTTGCAATGGACCACGACACCCGGGCGCATGCTGGCGCAGGGCTTGCGCTCCCGCCTCGAAGCCACCGGCCGCTTCGAAACCGTGCGGCGCGAGGCCAACCCGCGGCCGCCGTACGTCATCGAAGCCTTGGTGCAAACCATCGAGTTAAGCACCGAGCAAGCGGCGACCGCGCGTTTGGCGCTGCACCTCAATGTGCGGCGCAGCGCCGACGGCTCCGTGATCGGCGAGGAATTCGTCGATGAGAGCCGCACGGTGACTGGGCGCGACCAGGCCGATGGCATTCTGGCCTTGCGCGACCTCTACTCGCAGATCCTCGACGGCGTCAGCGACAATATTATTGCGGTGATCGAACGGGACCTGCAGCGGCCGGCTGCGCATGCCGAGCGCTAG
- a CDS encoding MCE family protein: MRTRAQTARLGLFIAIAFGLLLIALVIISGRAFLQQRDYYTTVFSETVSGLEVGAAVKMLGVRVGRIDSFRVRTDGVDKVAVELSLDHGTPIRKNARASLSGSGITGLMFVEITGGTADAELVPPGGEIPGGSSVLSTITGKAEDIALKADEVLNRILNLTEAKSVGNLKQSLENIESATGKLKDVLENLDTAMPAFVKASERLNPLMTDLGDAAVAIRNASGAVTSVAGDTHKVVVNLQTLTRADGPIQTAVDQLGRTLQTANTMLGGEHAEQMSAEVRTALRSFTDTMNQLTLVLSASGQDVRRISNSLRATAENLEEFARAIRENPSLLIRPTEQEE, encoded by the coding sequence ATGAGAACGCGCGCGCAGACCGCTCGACTCGGCCTCTTCATCGCCATCGCCTTCGGCTTGCTGCTGATCGCCTTGGTGATCATCTCGGGCCGGGCATTTCTCCAGCAGCGCGACTATTACACGACGGTCTTCAGCGAAACCGTATCGGGGCTCGAAGTCGGCGCCGCGGTGAAGATGCTCGGCGTGCGCGTCGGGCGCATCGACTCCTTCCGCGTGCGCACCGACGGCGTCGACAAGGTCGCGGTCGAACTCAGCCTCGATCACGGCACGCCCATTCGAAAGAACGCGCGCGCCTCACTGTCGGGATCGGGCATCACCGGGTTGATGTTTGTCGAGATCACCGGCGGCACTGCTGACGCCGAACTCGTCCCGCCGGGCGGCGAGATTCCCGGTGGATCTTCCGTGCTCAGTACGATCACCGGCAAGGCCGAAGACATCGCGCTCAAGGCCGATGAAGTACTCAACCGCATCCTCAACCTCACCGAGGCGAAGAGCGTCGGCAATCTCAAACAATCGCTCGAAAACATCGAGTCGGCGACCGGCAAGCTCAAGGACGTGCTCGAAAACCTCGACACTGCGATGCCGGCATTCGTCAAAGCCAGCGAGCGGCTCAACCCGCTGATGACAGATCTCGGCGATGCGGCGGTCGCGATCCGCAATGCCAGTGGCGCGGTGACGTCGGTGGCCGGCGACACTCACAAGGTGGTCGTCAACCTGCAAACGCTCACCCGCGCGGACGGCCCGATTCAGACCGCTGTCGATCAGCTTGGCCGCACGCTGCAGACGGCCAATACGATGTTGGGTGGCGAGCATGCCGAGCAGATGTCGGCGGAAGTCCGCACGGCGCTGCGCAGCTTCACCGACACGATGAATCAACTCACGTTGGTACTCAGCGCGTCGGGCCAGGATGTGCGGCGCATCTCGAATAGCTTGCGGGCGACGGCGGAGAATCTCGAAGAATTTGCCCGCGCCATTCGCGAGAATCCGTCACTGTTGATTCGTCCCACCGAGCAGGAGGAATAG
- a CDS encoding ATP-binding cassette domain-containing protein, with amino-acid sequence MTKEALIEAENVVVEFGEHRVLHGLTLTIHAGEVVCLIGGSGSGKTTSLRAMLGLVTPTRGTIRVLGVDLMHADEAERTKVARQMGMLFQHSALLGGLTTEENVALPLTQRGDLTPDMIRSLARTRLAQVGLGDAVTNYPRELSGGMQKRAALARAVVHEPRLVFCDEPSSGLDPATVVAIDELMVRLRDDIGAALVVVTHHPASVKRIADRVVLLRNGTVAADGSVAAVRALGDPWIDGFFSEDVAPPSHGLNMAEALGLVAARGAAA; translated from the coding sequence ATGACGAAGGAAGCACTGATCGAAGCCGAGAACGTGGTCGTCGAATTCGGCGAACACCGCGTGTTGCACGGCTTGACGCTGACGATCCACGCCGGCGAAGTGGTCTGCCTGATTGGCGGCAGCGGCAGCGGAAAAACCACCAGCTTGCGCGCCATGCTCGGACTAGTGACGCCGACCCGCGGCACGATCCGGGTCTTGGGCGTCGATCTCATGCACGCCGACGAGGCCGAGCGGACAAAAGTGGCGCGGCAGATGGGAATGCTGTTCCAGCACAGCGCGCTGCTGGGCGGGCTCACCACCGAAGAGAACGTGGCGTTGCCGCTGACGCAGCGTGGCGATCTGACGCCCGACATGATCCGTAGCTTGGCGCGCACGCGCCTCGCGCAGGTCGGCCTCGGCGATGCCGTCACCAACTATCCGCGCGAACTCTCCGGCGGCATGCAGAAGCGCGCCGCGTTGGCGCGCGCGGTGGTCCACGAACCACGGTTGGTGTTCTGCGACGAGCCGTCGTCGGGCCTCGATCCGGCCACCGTGGTGGCGATCGACGAACTGATGGTGCGGCTGCGCGACGACATCGGCGCCGCGCTCGTCGTCGTCACGCACCATCCCGCCAGCGTCAAGCGCATCGCCGATCGGGTCGTCTTGCTGCGCAACGGCACCGTCGCAGCCGACGGCAGCGTCGCCGCGGTGCGCGCGCTCGGCGATCCGTGGATCGACGGGTTCTTCAGCGAAGATGTCGCGCCGCCAAGCCACGGCTTGAACATGGCGGAAGCGTTGGGCCTGGTGGCGGCGCGTGGAGCGGCCGCATGA
- a CDS encoding MlaE family lipid ABC transporter permease subunit gives MASEAGADEAAVAAPAEVRTMAGAKRLLAQGHAELTQRHGLAVDLRDCATIGSNGAAALLSLKTVAEQAGLSFSLRGVSPAQLEELSHLPAPHMHGEGAEHHSSLFVFLGSIAEDVAEQCVDFISLIADTAYWSACRLLRRGPWRPGQFVRESIAIGNEGLPIVAVVSLLVGLVTAFQAADQLRQFGASIFIANLVGLGVLREMGPLITAILIAGRSGSAMAAELGTMAVEEEIDALRVMGIDPVPYLVVPKAFATVVGVPALTMLANCFGVLGGFLIAVGYLDLSPDAFYAQLTSALVPWDLMTGMIKSVLFAIVIVSVGCHFGLRLRGGAEDVGRAATNAVVASLFLIILVDGIYVTIETLVR, from the coding sequence ATGGCTAGCGAGGCGGGGGCTGACGAAGCGGCGGTGGCGGCGCCCGCGGAAGTGCGGACGATGGCCGGCGCCAAGCGCTTGCTCGCGCAAGGGCACGCCGAACTGACGCAGCGGCACGGACTCGCTGTGGACCTGCGTGACTGCGCCACCATCGGCTCTAACGGTGCCGCCGCCCTCTTGAGTCTGAAGACCGTCGCCGAGCAGGCCGGGCTCAGCTTCTCACTGCGCGGCGTGTCACCCGCCCAACTCGAAGAACTCAGCCATCTGCCGGCACCTCACATGCACGGCGAAGGCGCCGAACACCATTCCTCGTTGTTCGTGTTCCTCGGTTCGATTGCCGAAGACGTGGCCGAGCAGTGCGTCGACTTCATCTCTCTCATTGCGGATACGGCGTACTGGAGCGCCTGCCGATTGCTGCGGCGGGGACCGTGGCGTCCCGGGCAATTCGTGCGGGAATCGATCGCGATCGGCAACGAAGGCTTGCCGATCGTCGCCGTCGTATCGCTCCTGGTCGGACTGGTCACCGCCTTTCAAGCCGCCGATCAGTTGCGCCAGTTCGGCGCCAGCATCTTCATCGCGAATCTGGTCGGCCTCGGCGTGCTGCGTGAGATGGGACCGCTGATCACCGCGATCCTGATCGCCGGCCGCAGCGGTTCGGCAATGGCCGCCGAGCTCGGCACCATGGCGGTCGAGGAAGAAATCGACGCGTTGCGCGTGATGGGCATCGACCCGGTGCCGTATCTCGTCGTGCCGAAGGCGTTTGCCACGGTGGTTGGCGTACCGGCGCTGACCATGCTCGCCAACTGCTTCGGCGTGCTCGGCGGCTTCCTGATTGCGGTCGGCTACCTCGATCTCTCGCCCGATGCGTTCTACGCCCAACTCACCAGCGCGCTGGTGCCGTGGGACTTGATGACGGGCATGATTAAGAGCGTGCTGTTCGCTATCGTGATCGTCAGCGTCGGCTGCCACTTCGGCTTGCGCTTGCGCGGCGGCGCCGAGGACGTGGGCCGCGCGGCCACCAACGCAGTGGTGGCGTCGTTGTTCCTCATCATCTTGGTCGACGGCATCTACGTGACAATCGAGACGCTCGTGAGATGA
- a CDS encoding zinc carboxypeptidase gives MRSIWLLVLALSIAPGVFAQSYVADERLRANRLATLKEQLGNRTDATFTQALDALVASDAPGTLDVWEHALATTDGARRPELLRRFAAVRDRLTRRERIARVVRLATSRAQLARVQQALEEQGGPLNLTLWHTDGDHVVVALSPAAYERLAAAGIAGDVLFNSVSEWQHAQRRGAATAVRIMPHYQSNAAANDHRARILVFDLAAGPVDAAQYLLADHENVVARNDRYLAYLDIVPRHHRHIYLRQRYRQHGLRIVAMLPVDRFDTAGRRFFPELEGSALTIGSAASLDGQFHSYAEVAAELQDLAARYPGIASLSSLGPTYEGREIWALKISRDVTVDDPNKPDVLFTGCHHAREWISVEPPMYFAHRLLDDYATDDSVRYFVDHAEIWIVPIVNPDGLAYSQRSANSAGDSVRYWRKNRRPIRTASCGSGVGVDLNRNYNFMWRLASDRPCPTTFDDQGASDDPGDFQLYRGPSPLSELEVQAIAALTANPAHNFISRVDFHNYSQLVLYPWDFGTSPSADANTQAQLGAMLAQRLSATNGVHYTPEPGVGLYIATGTSVDHAYGVDHTVAAFVWELRPASCCFYVPENQIDPINRESWNGARALLDWSVGPPYLVDVEARQQSAGAAFDAVVYQAGWSDAVNGRTLSVANLAGQLQPGRLRLTLHFSKPMPAGSSPQVTLGRIAPFNEVTATVVAPGEGWQTTLGNDTNNTWIGEVDIPAYGDGTLPWQLAVRVQDGVGSALDAQPATIANYGFGSDHWLDDESGSDLQHLLPTSVSLGPLPSATATTTRVPTPTRTPTRTRSASPTRTATRTRRPTITLTPTWTRRPTRTPTATRTRTSTATRTPSATPTSTRRPTRTRTPL, from the coding sequence ATGCGGTCAATTTGGCTTCTCGTCCTGGCGCTGTCGATTGCGCCGGGCGTCTTCGCGCAATCGTACGTCGCCGACGAGCGGCTGCGGGCGAACCGCCTGGCGACGTTGAAGGAGCAACTGGGCAATCGAACGGACGCAACGTTCACCCAGGCGCTCGATGCGCTGGTCGCGAGTGACGCACCCGGTACATTGGACGTGTGGGAGCACGCGCTCGCGACGACTGACGGCGCGCGCCGGCCTGAGCTACTGCGGCGCTTCGCGGCCGTGCGGGATCGGCTCACGCGCCGCGAACGGATTGCACGCGTCGTGCGCCTGGCGACTTCGCGGGCGCAGTTGGCGCGCGTGCAACAAGCGCTCGAAGAACAGGGCGGTCCGCTCAATCTGACGCTGTGGCACACCGATGGCGATCACGTCGTGGTGGCGCTGTCACCGGCGGCGTACGAGCGTTTGGCTGCTGCTGGTATTGCGGGAGATGTGTTGTTCAATTCCGTGAGCGAGTGGCAGCACGCGCAGCGCAGAGGCGCCGCGACTGCGGTGCGAATCATGCCGCACTATCAATCGAACGCGGCGGCGAACGACCATCGGGCGCGCATTCTCGTGTTCGATCTCGCTGCCGGCCCTGTCGATGCGGCGCAGTACCTCCTCGCGGACCACGAGAACGTCGTCGCCCGCAACGACCGCTATCTCGCCTACCTCGACATCGTTCCACGACACCACCGGCACATCTATCTGCGACAGCGATACCGCCAGCATGGGTTGCGTATCGTCGCCATGTTGCCGGTCGACCGGTTCGACACCGCCGGGCGCCGGTTCTTCCCGGAGCTGGAAGGATCAGCATTGACGATTGGCAGCGCGGCCAGCCTCGACGGGCAGTTTCATTCGTACGCGGAAGTGGCGGCGGAACTGCAGGATCTCGCTGCGCGCTATCCCGGTATCGCATCGCTGAGCAGCCTGGGGCCGACGTATGAAGGCCGCGAGATCTGGGCGCTCAAGATCAGCCGTGACGTGACGGTCGACGATCCGAACAAGCCCGACGTGCTCTTCACCGGCTGCCACCATGCGCGCGAGTGGATCTCGGTCGAGCCGCCGATGTATTTCGCGCATCGGTTGCTCGATGACTACGCGACCGACGACAGCGTTCGGTACTTCGTCGATCATGCCGAGATCTGGATCGTGCCGATCGTCAATCCCGACGGCCTCGCCTACAGCCAGCGCTCGGCGAATTCGGCCGGCGATAGCGTCCGGTACTGGCGCAAGAATCGGCGACCGATCAGGACCGCGAGCTGCGGCAGCGGTGTCGGGGTCGACCTCAATCGCAACTACAACTTCATGTGGCGCCTCGCGAGCGATCGCCCGTGCCCGACGACGTTCGACGATCAGGGCGCCAGCGATGACCCCGGCGACTTCCAACTCTATCGCGGCCCGAGTCCGCTGTCGGAATTGGAAGTGCAAGCGATCGCTGCACTGACCGCGAACCCGGCGCACAATTTCATCTCCCGCGTCGACTTCCACAACTACAGCCAGCTCGTCCTCTATCCGTGGGATTTTGGCACGAGTCCGTCGGCGGATGCGAATACGCAGGCGCAATTGGGTGCAATGCTGGCGCAGCGTCTTTCAGCGACCAATGGCGTTCACTACACACCCGAGCCGGGGGTAGGCCTGTACATCGCGACGGGCACCTCGGTCGATCACGCCTACGGTGTTGATCATACGGTCGCTGCCTTCGTGTGGGAGTTACGCCCGGCGTCGTGCTGCTTCTACGTGCCGGAGAACCAAATTGATCCGATCAATCGCGAGAGCTGGAACGGCGCACGTGCGCTGCTCGATTGGAGTGTCGGCCCACCGTACCTCGTGGATGTGGAAGCGCGCCAGCAGAGCGCCGGCGCGGCGTTCGACGCGGTCGTCTATCAAGCCGGATGGAGTGACGCGGTGAACGGCCGCACGTTGTCGGTAGCGAACCTTGCCGGCCAATTGCAACCGGGCCGTTTGCGTCTGACCCTGCATTTCTCGAAGCCGATGCCTGCGGGTAGTTCACCGCAAGTGACCCTTGGCCGTATTGCTCCGTTCAACGAAGTAACGGCAACGGTTGTTGCTCCCGGCGAAGGCTGGCAGACGACGCTCGGCAACGATACCAACAATACCTGGATCGGCGAAGTCGACATCCCCGCCTACGGCGACGGTACGCTGCCGTGGCAACTCGCGGTGCGGGTGCAAGACGGCGTAGGTTCAGCGCTCGACGCGCAACCCGCCACGATCGCCAACTACGGGTTCGGCAGCGACCACTGGTTGGATGACGAGAGCGGATCCGACCTGCAGCACCTCTTGCCAACGAGCGTGAGCCTCGGTCCACTACCCAGCGCGACGGCGACGACTACACGTGTCCCCACACCGACACGGACGCCAACGCGGACGCGGAGCGCGTCACCGACGCGTACGGCGACGCGCACGCGCCGCCCGACCATCACACTCACCCCGACGTGGACGCGCCGCCCGACCCGAACGCCAACCGCCACGCGCACCCGCACATCAACGGCCACCCGCACGCCGAGCGCTACACCAACCTCAACCCGGCGCCCGACGCGCACGCGGACGCCACTGTAG
- a CDS encoding histone deacetylase, whose translation MTETGIVVDPRYLDHDTGRGHPERRERIAVLLQMLGEQRDRFHAIAPRAATGEELALVHDGAFVEDVAKTQHLAHFAFDADTPVSPQSYQTACLAAGGFLALLDAIMAGSVHNGFAFVRPPGHHAERTRAMGFCIFNNVAIGAEYLRRVHGLSRVLVMDWDLHHGNGTQHMFERDPGVLYVSTHQYPFYPGTGAMDECGRSEGEGFTVNIPFPAGCADAEFAEAFTTVIEPIAHQFEPEFVLISAGFDAHARDPLGGLAVTEAGFDLMTRSLLDIARRYAKGRCAAILEGGYDLTAIRNSSATVLDELGAGGGEIHSAPASRATAILEHVRKIQGRYWKW comes from the coding sequence ATGACGGAGACCGGGATCGTTGTCGATCCGCGCTACCTCGATCACGACACCGGCCGCGGCCATCCCGAACGGCGTGAGCGCATCGCCGTGTTGTTGCAGATGCTCGGCGAACAGCGCGACCGATTTCACGCGATCGCGCCGCGCGCGGCCACCGGCGAGGAGCTGGCGCTGGTACACGACGGCGCGTTCGTGGAGGACGTCGCCAAGACCCAACACCTCGCCCACTTCGCCTTCGATGCCGATACGCCGGTGTCGCCGCAATCGTACCAGACCGCCTGTCTGGCGGCGGGTGGATTTCTCGCGCTGCTCGATGCGATCATGGCCGGCAGCGTACACAACGGTTTCGCCTTCGTCCGTCCGCCGGGGCATCACGCCGAGCGCACGCGGGCGATGGGTTTCTGCATATTCAACAACGTCGCCATCGGGGCCGAGTACCTGCGCCGCGTCCACGGTCTGTCGCGCGTGCTGGTGATGGATTGGGATCTGCATCACGGCAACGGCACGCAGCATATGTTCGAGCGCGATCCGGGTGTCCTCTACGTCTCCACGCACCAGTATCCATTTTATCCCGGCACCGGCGCGATGGACGAGTGCGGTCGCAGCGAGGGTGAAGGCTTCACGGTGAATATCCCCTTCCCTGCCGGCTGCGCTGACGCCGAGTTCGCCGAGGCGTTCACCACCGTGATCGAACCGATCGCACACCAGTTCGAACCAGAGTTCGTGCTGATTTCCGCCGGCTTCGATGCGCACGCACGCGATCCGCTCGGCGGCTTGGCGGTCACTGAGGCCGGCTTCGATCTGATGACTCGCTCGCTCCTTGATATCGCCCGCCGCTACGCCAAGGGGCGCTGCGCGGCGATCCTCGAAGGTGGTTACGATCTCACCGCCATCCGCAACTCCTCCGCCACGGTACTGGACGAACTCGGCGCTGGTGGTGGCGAGATCCATTCGGCCCCAGCCAGCCGCGCGACGGCGATCCTGGAACACGTTCGCAAAATTCAAGGGCGGTACTGGAAGTGGTGA
- a CDS encoding YbhB/YbcL family Raf kinase inhibitor-like protein, with protein MALSLTSSAFTNGGEIPRIHTCDGNDVSPSLTWSGVPAGARSLALIVDDPDAPDPAAPKMTWVHWVLYNIPASASGLPQGVTANDLPVGTKQGLNDWKRTGYGGPCPPIGRHRYFHKLYALDTVLGGLDTATKAQLEAAMKGHVVARAELVGTYQHAQ; from the coding sequence ATGGCTCTCTCGCTCACGTCTTCCGCGTTCACCAACGGCGGAGAGATTCCGCGGATTCACACCTGCGACGGCAACGATGTCTCGCCGTCATTGACCTGGAGCGGCGTGCCGGCGGGTGCACGCAGCCTCGCACTCATCGTCGACGATCCCGATGCGCCGGATCCAGCCGCGCCAAAGATGACCTGGGTGCACTGGGTCCTGTACAACATCCCGGCATCGGCTAGCGGACTGCCGCAAGGTGTGACCGCGAACGATCTGCCCGTGGGAACGAAGCAAGGTCTCAACGATTGGAAGCGCACCGGCTACGGTGGTCCCTGCCCGCCAATCGGCCGGCATCGGTACTTCCACAAACTCTACGCGCTCGACACCGTGCTAGGCGGTTTGGACACAGCGACCAAGGCGCAGCTCGAGGCGGCGATGAAGGGCCATGTCGTCGCGCGCGCCGAGTTGGTCGGAACCTACCAGCACGCGCAGTAG